The Scleropages formosus chromosome 3, fSclFor1.1, whole genome shotgun sequence genome contains the following window.
CATTCTGGAGCACTGGGCGTGAATAAGGAAGGGGTTTCGCCGTTTTGTTTTTCGTTTGGGTGAGACCGCCACTTAATCTGAGAGGCGGCCCGGCTGTCAAGAGGAACAAgcaaaatgacatttccaaATGTCTTCAGAAATAGAACACAAACAATACAGCTCTTCTTAGCCTTGAGCGGTGATGACATGACACATGAACAATAACAATTCCAGTACGAACTGAGaggacatgtgtgtgtgtgtgtgtgtgcatacacgCGGCAAAGTGAAAACACCAGACACGGGTTGCGGATTTCaacaaaattttctttaattcacTTTGTACCATTTATAAAACCAGCTTGTCTGCTTGGATGCCGGCGTACACAGGGGTGAGTCCGTgggcgtgtctgtgtgtgtcgtgGTGGGGAGGAGAGCGTCGGTTCGTATACTGTACAtcctatctgtgtgtgtgtccgtgtgcggtggggtggggtgggtttcCAACTCCCGGTAAGGCGTCGTTCATTCTTCCATCCAGCTACCTAAATCCGACAAGAGCGGAGGGCTATTTCGGGGCCAGGACGGGGGCACGTGGCTCCCCGTTAACACAAGTCAAAGCAGAGTCTTTTCTACAGTCATACCCAGAAAAGCTCAACATCCCAGCATTCCTTTGGCCCACACGCCAACATCCGATCGAACAAAACCTCTTCAAACTCTGGCCTTCGCTGAGGACCACGTAGAGGACATCATCTATTTCTGCAGCCTTGGATCAAACACCCAGCGCGATCCTTCCACCTCACACACGCGTCTAGGCTCCCATCCTTCCTTCTCATCCACCTCCTTCTCTTCCATGAAGCCAAGCAGATGCAGACCTGTTGCCTTGCCCAGCGGCACCGAACTGAAGGGTGGCTCCCGGTGACGGGGTGACGCCACTTCACCTTTGACTGCGCTGACTTTAGGCCCTGGGCTGCAGTTTTGGGGACTTGACCCCGAAAGGGAGGGGTGGTTCCCGTGGATGTTTTTTTCGACAGAATGACAAGGCGGGTCTCGCCATGCAAACCTCACTGGGGCGAACGACTACAAGCGCAGCTGCCGACATGTCGCGCGAACGCTGAAAGCGGGACCGCATGCTAAGGTACGGCTCGATGGGCACATCCAAGACAGACAAGAACACGATTTACCCCGTCTGGTTGCACGGTAACACTTCCGGTTTTGCGGTGGACCAATGGAGACCAGTCTAGGAACAGCGCAGATCAGTCTCAGTCGTGGTGCTGGAATGTTTTCtgcgtgtgcgtatgtgtgtgtgtgtgtgtgtgtgcgtgtgtgtgtgcgtgtgaagaTCAAGGTGGCCGTAATGAACGGGTAAGAGTGTAAGCCAACGAGGGGGACATCGACACAGGACAAGGGACAGGGTGGAGCTACAGGACTAACGGGGGTTGAAGAGTCTCTCTGAATTTTGGATTTTATAGGTTCACAAAAATATGAGTAAGACCAGCGGTCTGAGGTTCGAGGGGTGGGAAACAGAGCACTCTGAGGGGTGGGAGTGAGCGGGCTAGTTCAGTGGGTTGCTGTCGGCCCTCGGTCACAGGACTAATATCCCTGGGGGTTGGGGTGCGgcaagagagggagaaagagggagaaaagaCATATTAAGTGATGCaattcaataaaaaatacattttaaaatttctccattcatcaaaTGAAACTTTGTAGATGGATGTTTTCTTTTACGAAAACACTTTATTAGGGCGAATAGCTGAATTTAGACCAACAGGTACGACAGCGTCGTACACAGCACTGCAGTGAGGACCGAAGGGTAACTTTTGCTCTGCTGCCTGAGTAaatttttggagaaatttgCCTTTCAGAGCAATTTTTCACATCGACGTTcgtgatggaaaaaaaatttacttttctgTCACTCTCCATgctatttttgaattttttttgggagaattcagtatttcattatttcatactGAGCATTaagtgttttctgaaatgttttctctcTCGGGTACCTGCCCCgaactgatgcggtaaaaattacctggctgtatgaATGACTAAACATACTTGACTTTTGCTTGTTGCCTGGGGCAAAAGTGTCATAAAAGTAACAGCAAATAAGGCCAAGCACACTGTggtcttttatttgttttctataTGCTTGATTAGTGTTGATTAGTGATTAGTGATTATTTGTATATCTAAAATTATTAGCGCAGCAGatttaatttactgaaaatacacaTAAACTTAATTTTAACGTGAATTCAAAACTGTGGATTGAATCTGATAAATATTCCCAGTGGTTgagaacattacatttatctgacactttttctccaaagtgactaataACGTTGCGGTAATTACAATACACCGGTCAAcagaattttgactttttttttgtcccacgAACTAAAATAGGTGCACATTTTAGTACTTTTTACGCTGAATTCGGATCTGTTTTCAGAATGTTTCCGTCTCTTTCAGCGTGTGCTCCGTAACTGGTGCAGAAGGTCCACCGTGCGAGAAGAAGGCTGCACCAGGCGCCAGGTTATCCGGTAAAGGCGGGATGTGGACGCCAAGAGCATCTCGTGAAAGGCCAGAGGTCCTGCCTTGCCTGGAGCGAGATCAGTTTAAGGGAAACTGGATGATGGGGGTTGAATGGTTCAGCTTTAGGCTGAGGAGTTTCAAGAACAAAGGAGCGGAAAGTTACTGGGCAAAAAGGCGGGAAAACATCGAACACACCTGCTGTAACGCCCTGTAAtgaattacaggtggtcctcgatttacgatggtttgacttgcgattttttcgactttacgatggcgcGCTGGTGATGAACACTCAGTAGAAACCgcacttcgaattttgaattttgattttttttccggGGCAAGCGATGtccggtgcgatactctctcgtgatccgcatctcccattctgtcacgcagaggtgtgtattaggtgtattaaatgcattttctacttacgatattttcgactcgcggtgggtttcgcggaacgtaaccttTCGTAAGTTGGGAGACCACCTGTACGTAtgagcttggcaaataaaagcaggcaattaAGACTGATCGGTGAGACGCCCATGTCCggggctctcccatcggccTGAGCGTATATCTTTCAGGGTCTACTGCGGCTGAATGGAAAAggtaaaaaatttcttttacagttacaaagcaattaagctttgaaaaaatgtatattaattattcataaataaggCTGTTATTACACCTAAAATACGTACAAACGTACTTGTAAAGCGTACGAGTGTATGCTTTTCGGCTGTGTTCGGTCTCAGGAACGTCCCTCTTCGCTGTCCAGCGATAGCCTGCCAACATATTGGGACTCGACCTGCCTCGGTACCGTTTTTCCATGTCCGACATGTCTTGGTGAAATCTTTCGCCATGATCGTCAAAAATAAGATGTTGTACttcacaaacaatgaaaatatctgtgttttgcaaactttttgtttcaaatgccCCATATAGAGCTGGTACCAATATACTACATAGTATAATGTGTATATCTACCGGTACTTAGAAACTATGGGTGATAGAGaatttctgaaaacatatttgaattgagcgtgaaaaaatataaaaccgGTATTTTTTCATGGGACAAAAACCTGTTTGTCAGTGTTATtgacctatttatgcagctgggtaatttttactggagcaattcagggtaagtaccttgctcaagggtactacaacaggaggtgggattcaaaccaccgacctttgggtccaaaggcagattTCCTCTTAGCGAAGCTTCCGGTGACGACGGTTTGAGACACACATTgaagagcatctggaggaatgAGGGTTTGGCTTCTACTCTAATTTGTTAACctaattttttttactctacgtattttaataatttttggaTGAATTCTTCTGCTCGagcggctttttttttttttttttttttttttagagtagCAGTACTTTTGCGTAATTTTTTATTCTCTGGTGCTCACCTCATCGCCGCCCTGCTCCATGCTGCCTCCTCCATGGGAAAAGTCACCCTGTGGGCACAGACAGCATCGGCGTCATCAGCATCGGCACCGGCACTGCTAGCGATAGCAGAGGCCTTGTCATCGGTGGGGATGTTAGTGTTAGCGTTAGCGTTAGCATCAGCTCGGTTCGTCAGCCTCTAGCCAGTCGCAGGCCCGGCCAGACTCTCTTATAATGCCACATCTCCCATATCATGCAGGAAAGTAGCCGCTTGGCGTCATCCGTTACTGACCCACATGAACCCAACGGATTGACACCACCCCACCGGCGGTGTGAAGAACAGCTGGGCAGATGTCTCAGCATGACCTTTACTAGAAAGATGTCATTATGGCCATATGATCGTTTTGAAAGGCTGTAAGTtgcgctggagaaaagcatctgttcaaTGAAACAAATATAGAtctacatacatatatgtatataaagtaggcatatatatgtatatatatatttttttttgttatatatcTAAAAATAACCATCATCTGGAAAGCCTTTTTTGGTGCTCCTCGCAATAAAAGAACTGAGATTTTATAGGGCAAAATAATTCTCTGTTGCAGAGACGCACCCAAAAGGGCTGTCATACGATAGCGCGATGGGAGAATAGGGGAAGGGGGGGATGGGATGGCGGAGGAACGCTAAGAAGAGCAGCCGAaacccccccgccaccccccccgTCCGCCGTCGGGAGCCTGTAGACTGCAATGCAGCTGATGGGGGACTGTGCCGAGTCACAGACGTAGCAGGTTAATGTATCTGTggctctcccccaccccccaacaacacacacacggctACATCCCCCCCCTTCTGTGTCCAACCTGTCTGCCAACTCGCACCTTTCTGGATGTGAGGATTCTATTTGACAGGACACTGTGTACCGAGCGCGCTCACTGCGGCAGAGACAGAATCGGCAGGAGTCCcaggcactggggggggggggggggtggttttGTAAGGCAGACAGTAAATTGTGTTAGTGCCAGATTGATCCTAGCGTAGGGCTCTGTTGAGGGAGGAGGCAGGGTTATTAAAAACGCAGActcgtatacacacacacacacacggaactgGAGACAGAGTGGACACAGATACCCCAGATACACGGATGCAGCGAATGCCAGTCACTCCCTTACTAAAGCGAGTCCCAAGAGGACGTGATCACGGTCTGTTGCTATGGCAGAGGGGTAAAGTGAACCTCACGGGTGACATTCAAGGTGAcattgacctctgacccctttCCAGCTCAGCTCTCCGAAAAGGCCCTTTGTACATAAAATATCTGAACTGTTCTCTACCTTTCACTGACTGGGTGTCTGAACAAGTTTAGAACTTTTAGTAAAGAAGGAGAAAGGAATGGGGGACATGCAGACAGATggtaaaatccatccatccatccatccatcttcattaaCTCCTTGTCCtagtcagggtcacaggggtccagagcctatcccagaagcacagggcacaaggcagaggAGGATACACCccgggcgggatgccagtccattgcagaggtggtaaaataatgctttcaaattgcttatttatattaatactcAAATCTTATTACACtgatttttcacagtatttcaCCCTATTTATCTGCTCCATCTGCACCTCATCCTGAGGACCTCACACTATACAATAtaactaaattaatttaaattactgCCACTTCTGAGGTCAGTGGCCGGGGTTCCCTATGTGTAATTTCTCTTTATAATCATGAGGTCTGTTTTTGCATCATGAATTCATAACACGTCTGTATTTATATGCGTACTGCGTTTACCGTGCTGCCCCATTACCGCGGTACACCTGGGGAAACCGAACCGACGATAAGCCGAACCCTGACAAACTGACTGTTCCTAAAGTGGATGGTAAAATCATAAAACttgagaaaatattaaaaagactAAGCTGAAATATGACCAAAACATGTGCCGCAAGCGGGCCTGTTCCACCCCGATGTGCGCGGAAGCTCCCGGCGTCCTCCTGCTCTCAGGAACCTCACATTATCCCTCGTGGACAATTAAAATCCATAAAACTGcgctgaaaaacaacatttatggagcagttatGATATTTTCATAACCATTTTCGGACTCTCTGCCCTGCGGTTCGGCAGCATTCGCACCCGTGTCCTCGAGCTGTTGACTTAACCCAGTTATTCGGTTTTACTCGGCGTCCCCTGTCCGTACCTCCGGGGACGTTCTGCAAATGGACCTTAACTACCAAACGGGTGAGGTCATGAGAAGGGCTGCGATCCCATCTGATGTGCATGCTCCATATTCATGCGCATACTGCCCATCTGCcccgtgcccccccaccccgggcCTTGAGAGACACCTCGTAAAGAGCCTCCTCCTGCCATCAGCCGCCGTCACAGCGCAGCAGGGAGAGACGAGAAATTTTGTTAGGGAGACCCTGGAGGCGAAACCTTTGGGAGAAAGATGACATCACACCAGCGcgtaattattaattattatttcttgaGTAATTTCTCATATTATTTCTCTGGATGTCCTCTCTTGAGTGATTTCTCTTCTACTCGACAtgattgtttcatttaattaaatgttcGCTCGCCTGTTCAATACACGTCACAGTAAATCAATAATGATGTATAGAGCACTTTACTAGAGTGGCCCGGGCAGTGCCTTCCTCGGGTGTTCGGGTTCGAGCGGTGGGTCTAACGCGTCCGTGCTGCTTAGTAAAAGAAGAGCTTCGGACCTAGGTGCGCCGTGTCTGTTACCCGctcttgaaacacacacatccaagTCCCTTTGTTTCAGTATGAGGCCCCCTAGTGGTGTAAACTGGAACAGCAGCTAGGATTTGAAACAGCAGGCAAgaccgtctgtgtgtgtgtgtgtgtgtgtgtgtgtgaggtgaggTGAACGCTTACCGGGTTCACGAGTCCGGTGGATGCCGCCACGTTCTCCACTCCCTCCACCGTCTTCTGGGAGATCTCGTTGGCACCCGCAACCGCCGTGTCGCCCACTATGTTGGTCTGTTCTGTGGTCCTGTTAGCCACTGCCGGGGAGGAGCGCGCCGGTCATTTTACTGTGAACCGGGAAGTGTGAACTTACTGTGTTTGTCTGGGACAAATACTGCTGGAAAACAGGACTCCTACCTcaaattttttaatgttgtgaatGTGACTTCCTGGGAGTGTTGACCGCAGAGTCGAAGAGAGCTTCTACCGTGAGTCGGTGCGGTCACTGAGCGGTTAACATCACATGTGATCATGGTCTGTTTGCGGACCGTGTTTGCTAATGCTCACTTTAGGGAGCATGCTTACGAGCCCCTATTGGTTAACTCTCACATCTGCGGTCAAACCTGCACgtcagtttaaaatatttctgttttttttagaaatattgcCTATTTTTAGTAATGTGTCCTTTgctgaaatataataaacatattgTCCAATCATTTCCCACATGTTGAGCTCAAATGGTATCAGGGAATAAGGCAAGGTCAATTACCACAGTGTTCCGGTCTTGACCCCAAACCCTGGTGTTAACCGGGCAGTGACCGTATCGCAAACAAGGCTCCATATGCAGGAACGAGGGTTCGAGGCGCCGCGTGCGGCACGTCAGCTCACCTGTGTTTACGCTTGATATGACTCCCTCCTTCGTCTTCGCACCTGTGACCCGCATGGAGGGAATTGAGAAGAAACACTTTGTTAGCTACTGTTTGAGACCCTCTTAAAGGGACGGCGACATTTCCCTGCATGCAGTGCGTCAGTCCACAGCGGTGGCGTTCAGACCGTCGGGCAGAGCTCGGCCCAGTTGTAACCTGTTCAGGCCGGACCCCCCTTGACCGTCCCCAGTCATGCGAATTCCCTTTGTCCACCTCTATGTCCAACCCCTTCCCTTCCTCCCCCTCTTTCCCACAACAACGTCAACCACCATCAGAAACCGCGGTCCTTTACTTCTTCAAGCCTCTTTTCTCCTCCGGACCTTATGCTGACCGCCACCGTTGACCGCAGCGACACAACAGTCTTTCCAGCTTGTGGGATGACAGCGAGGACCATTTCTTTCCACATTCCAGTGTCAACCATGAGACCCCGAATGGGACCtcccacgggggggggggtcctcgtTACCAAAAAGGGCACCTTTACAGATCGCAAGATAGACCTCAGTAATGCTCCTTAACCGGACAACGTGGGGGTTCCACATCCTCCTGAGACAACTCTTCGTTTTtttgtccactccagaggacaTTTGCTTTCAGATGTACGTGTTACAGTGCGGAGTCCCGACGCACCTTGGAGACGACATTCTGTGCGTTTAAACGGCACCGTGTTCGGAGGTGGGGCTTGAGCAGCTTCCCGGAAAGGTGTGCTGTGGGATTAATGCACCCAGCAGATTCCGTCATAGCGGGGCCCCTCCTACAGAGAAAAAGAACCAACAACCCCCCGGTTCACTCCTGGGACCCCTGGGCAGGGAAGGGGCTCGCCTGGCTGATCTTCCCCATCATCGGGGGGCTGAGGGACACTGCACGCCTCCCTGATGCTACCAGCCCGCTATatatacttatttttatttattttaaaccaacactgttttctttcagtgtgtgatgattaaatgcaaattatgtaactggtgggggggggcaggaccCCCGCCCCCGACAAGTGCGTGCAGTCTCTGCAGTGTCCTTGCGGGCGTCACGCTGCGGCTCGACCACGCGACCGCTCGGCCGTGCAGACTCTGCAGTCGCGCTGCATGGGGTCACCAGAACTGCTGACACGGCCCAGTCGCCACCGACCCCAAAAAATACCacgttttcattttgtttttttcccaggctccacagtccacacacacacacacacacacacacgcacttattatttattcatctatctgACGCTTTCTTCAAAGGTcaggtttttacatttaaatgcttACAgtgattaacccatttatacagctgggtaatttttactgtatcagatcagggtaagtacccttcGTCGAGGGTCCTGctgcaagaggtgggatttgaacccaggatatTCAggtgcaaggcaacagctctaacaaccacactgcctgctgcccatATTAGCAGCTGCACACAGTCAGAAGAGCATTGACCCCACAACCTGGGTCACCAGCTGCAGCTCTCGACTCGCTTCATTATGTCATATTTAACTGAGGGGGAGTGGGTGGAGTCAGGGCCTGGAGGAATGACCCCCCCAATGCTTGTGTGTTGGGTCAGGCCCGGGTTCCAGCCGcgtgacagccccacaacagcTCTAAACCCCCTCCCACAGCTACCCCCCACCAGGATTACAGCTGAACTGGAGGCTCTCACTGCAGATTAAC
Protein-coding sequences here:
- the LOC108934867 gene encoding synuclein-like, coding for MDVLMKGFSMAKEGVVAAAEKTRAGVEEAAAKTKEGVLYVGAKTKEGVISSVNTVANRTTEQTNIVGDTAVAGANEISQKTVEGVENVAASTGLVNPGDFSHGGGSMEQGGDEGY